In Abyssibacter profundi, the sequence GCCACCCAGCCGGAGGCTGAACTCTCGCCCGTCACGGCGCTGACATGACACCACCGCCGTGCGTTCCCGTCGCTGCACTCGATGACGTCGACCACCACGCCGTGGGCGAGGCTGCCAATGGCGTCACCACCGGGTTGCGCCCGCACGGTCAACGATTGCTCAGCGCCGACTTCGACGGTGCGCAGCCGCGACATTTCGGCGTGCAAGGACTTCACCTCATCACGCAGCGCCGCATTTTCGCGTTGAAGCCGCACTGCACGTGCGTGGCTGCGCTCGAACTCTTCAATGACCTGGCTGGCTGACTGATGCGCCTTGTCCAGCGCGGCGCGCATGGCCTGGACCTGGCCGATCTCCC encodes:
- a CDS encoding SH3 domain-containing protein, with amino-acid sequence MAEIKQQTKRVPALAWVGLLFCACAAIGSDVPLGAQQDCSVADVSHTGFGEIGQVQAMRAALDKAHQSASQVIEEFERSHARAVRLQRENAALRDEVKSLHAEMSRLRTVEVGAEQSLTVRAQPGGDAIGSLAHGVVVDVIECSDGNARRWCHVSAVTGESSASGWVAEDWLNPLLTTRGRSADWVRNGAQG